In Dromiciops gliroides isolate mDroGli1 chromosome 4, mDroGli1.pri, whole genome shotgun sequence, one DNA window encodes the following:
- the KDM5B gene encoding lysine-specific demethylase 5B isoform X3 → MESALALPPAGPRPALPGAVTPGPGPLGEFLPPPECPVFEPSWEEFADPFAFIHKIRPIAEQTGICKVRPPPAWQPPFACDVDKLHFTPRIQRLNELEAQTRVKLNFLDQIAKFWELQGCTLKIPHVERKILDLFQLNRLVAEEGGFDVVCKERKWTKIATKMGFAPGKAVGSHIRAHYERILYPYNLFQSGASLLAPDICSKLMCLVDHGVLEKCLQKPNLTTDTKDKEYKPHDIPQRQSVQPVETCPPARRAKRMRAEATNIKTEPGEAPEARTHNLRRRMGCPATKCENEKEIRNIIKRDTIEKKEHAGEIEKEKPKSRSKKSTNAVDLYVCLLCGSGNDEDRLLLCDGCDDSYHTFCLIPPLHDVPKGDWRCPKCLAQECNKPQEAFGFEQAARDYTLRTFGEMADAFKSDYFNMPVHMVPTELVEKEFWRLVSTIEEDVTVEYGADIASKEFGSGFPVRDGKIKLSPGEEEYLDSGWNLNNMPVMEQSVLAHITADICGMKLPWLYVGMCFSSFCWHIEDHWSYSINYLHWGEPKTWYGAPGYAAEQLEDVMKKLAPELFVSQPDLLHQLVTIMNPNTLMAHGVPVYRTNQCAGEFVITFPRAYHSGFNQGFNFAEAVNFCTVDWLPLGRQCVEHYRLLNRYCVFSHDEMICKMASKADVLDVVVASTVQKDMAIMIEDEKTLRETVRKLGVIDSERMDFELLADDERQCIKCKTTCFMSGVSCSCKPGLLVCLHHVEDLCSCPAYKYKLGYRYTLDDLYPMMNALKLRAESYNEWALNVNEALEAKINNKKSLVNFKALIEESEIKKFPDNDLLRHLRLVTQDADKCASVAQQLLNGKRQTRYRSGGGKSQNQLTVNELRLFVKQLYALPCILSQTPLLKDLLNRVEDFQQHSQKLLSEEMPSAAELQELLDVSFEFDVELPQLSELRVRLEQARWLEEVHRACLDPSSLTLDDMRRLIDLGVGLAPYPAVEKAMARLQELLTVSEHWDDKARSLIKARPRHSLNSLAAAIKEIEEIPAYLPNGLALKDAVQKARDWLQEVEALQAGGRVPVLDTLMELVSRGRSIPVHLNSLPRLESLVAEVQSWKECAANTFLMENSPYSLLEVLCPRCDVGTMGLKRKQRKLKEPIPSGKKRGTRLESLSDLERALTESKETASAMATLGEARLKEMEALQSLRAANEGKLLSPNQDSEIKICLCQKAPAAPMIQCELCRDAFHTSCVAVPSILQGPRVWLCPYCRRSEKPPLEKILPLLASLQRIRVRLPEGDALRYMIERTVNWQHRAQQMLSSGSLKLVLDRAGSGLLYSRWQASPGQVPETKKVSQTIGAMSFSLPLDWDNRTSYLHSPFSTGRSCIPLHGISPDVDELLTEAQLLQVSLPEIQEIYQTLLTKPSPPQHPDRGSPVGLTSEKNDCCRGKRDGIGILERKLKRRLEREGLSVERRERIKKTRTPKKKKIKLSHSKDMNNLKQEKERSYELARPTETQSLPSDTSYSEQEDSEDEDAVCPAVSCLQPEGDEGFPPFEKGVKLAPFHGQH, encoded by the exons GCTCAAACTCGGGTAAAACTGAACTTTCTGGACCAGATTGCAAAGTTTTGGGAGCTCCAAGGATGTACCTTAAAAATTCCACATGTTGAAAGGAAGATATTAGATTTATTTCAGCTTAATAGG TTAGTTGCAGAAGAAGGTGGATTTGATGTTGTCtgcaaagagagaaaatggaccAAAATTGCCACCAAGATGGGATTTGCTCCAGGCAAAGCTGTGGGCTCACATATTCGAGCACATTATGAGCGAATCCTTTACCCCTACAATCTATTCCAGTCTGGGGCTAGTCTGCTG GCACCTGACATATGTTCCAAACTGATGTGTTTAGTGGATCATGGCGTACTGGAAAAG TGTCTCCAGAAACCAAATCTAACCACAGACACAAAGGACAAGGAATATAAACCCCATGATATTCCCCAGAGACAGTCAGTTCAGCCTGTGGAAACGTGTCCCCCAGCACGTCGTGCAAAACGCATGAGAGCAGAG GCCACTAACAttaaaacagaaccaggagaggcTCCAGAAGCCAGAACTCATAATCTGAGACGCCGAATGGGCTGCCCGGCTACGAAGTGTGAAAATG AGAAAGAGATTCGGAACATAATAAAAAGAGATACCATTGAGAAGAAAGAGCATGCTGGAGAAATTGAGAAGGAGAAACCCAAGAGTCGGTCTAAGAAAAGCACAAATGCT GTGGATCTATACGTCTGCCTTCTGTGTGGCAGTGGCAATGATGAGGACCGCCTTCTTTTGTGTGATGGCTGTGATGATAGCTACCATACTTTCTGCTTGATTCCACCTCTTCATGATGTTCCCAAGGGAGATTGGAGGTGTCCTAAATGTTTGGCTCAG GAGTGTAATAAGCCTCAGGAAGCATTTGGTTTTGAACAGGCAGCCAGGGACTACACTCTGCGCACTTTTGGGGAAATGGCAGATGCATTCAAGTCAGACTATTTCAACATGCCTGTTCAC ATGGTTCCCACAGAGCTGGTGGAGAAAGAATTTTGGCGTCTAGTAAGCACCATTGAAGAGGATGTCACAGTAGAGTATGGTGCTGATATCGCCTCAAAAGAATTTGGCAGTGGCTTTCCTGTGCGAGATGGGAAAATAAAACTCTCCCCTGGGGAAGAG GAATATCTTGATAGTGGCTGGAATTTGAACAACATGCCTGTAATGGAGCAGTCTGTCCTTGCTCACATTACTGCTGATATATGTGGCATGAAACTGCCATGGCTGTATGTGGGAatgtgtttttcttcattttgttggCATATTGAAGACCACTGGAGCTACTCAATTAATTACCTGCATTG gggGGAGCCAAAAACCTGGTATGGAGCCCCAGGGTATGCAGCGGAGCAGCTGGAAGATGTAATGAAGAAACTGGCTCCAGAGCTCTTTGTATCCCAGCCAGATCTCCTCCACCAGCTTGTCACCATCATGAACCCAAACACCCTAATGGCTCATGGCGTGCCT gtTTATCGGACTAATCAGTGTGCTGGCGAGTTTGTGATTACCTTTCCAAGAGCCTATCACAGTGGTTTTAACCAGGGCTTCAATTTTGCTGAAGCAGTTAATTTCTGTACTGTTGATTGG CTGCCATTAGGCCGCCAGTGTGTGGAGCATTATCGGCTGCTGAACCGATACTGTGTTTTTTCTCATGATGAGATGATTTGTAAAATGGCTTCCAAAGCTGATGTACTAGATGTGGTGGTTGCTTCAACTGTTCAGAAAGATATGGCCATTATGATTGAGGATGAAAAGACCTTAAGGGAGACTGTCCGCAAATTG GGAGTAATCGATTCAGAACGAATGGATTTTGAACTGTTAGCAGATGATGAACGCCAGTGTATAAAATGCAAGACTACATGCTTCATGTCTGGGGTGTCCTGTTCTTGCAAACCTGGGCTGCTGGTGTGTCTCCATCATGTAGAAGACCTGTGTTCTTGTCCTGCCTATAAGTATAAGCTAGG GTACAGATATACTCTGGATGATCTATACCCTATGATGAATGCCCTGAAACTCCGAGCAGAATCATATAATGAATGGGCATTGAATGTGAATGAAGCTTTGGAGGCCAAGATCAACAATAAGAAAA GCCTTGTGAACTTTAAGGCTCTGATAGAGGAATCTGAAATAAAGAAATTTCCTGACAATGATCTTTTGCGCCATCTTCGCTTAGTCACACAGGATGCTGATAAGTGTGCATCTGTGGCACAGCAGCTGCTCAATGGCAAAAGGCAGACTAG GTACCGTTCTGGTGGTGGGAAATCCCAGAATCAACTGACAGTCAATGAGCTCCGACTATTTGTGAAACAGTTATACGCTCTTCCATGCATTCTTAGTCAAACACCTCTGCTGAAG GATCTCTTGAATAGGGTTGAAGATTTCCAACAGCACAGCCAGAAACTGCTATCAGAAGAAATGCCCAGTGCTGCTGAGCTACAGGAATTGTTGGATGTCAGCTTTGAATTCGATGTTGAGCTTCCACAGCTCTCTGAGTTGCGTGTCCGTCTAGAACAGGCCCGCTGGTTAGAAGAAGTTCATCGAGCTTGCTTAGATCCCAGCTCCCTCACCCTGGATGATATGAGACGTCTCATAGATTTGGGAGTGGGATTGGCTCCCTATCCAGCAGTGGAGAAGGCTATGGCAAGGCTACAGGAGCTGCTTACTGTGTCTGAACATTGGGATGATAAAGCCAGAAGCCTCATCAAGGCCAG ACCACGACACTCATTGAACAGCCTTGCAGCAGCAAtcaaggaaattgaggaaattccAGCATACCTCCCAAATGGCCTTGCTCTGAAAGACGCTGTACAGAAAGCCAGAGATTGGCTTCAGGAAGTGGAAGCCCTTCAG GCTGGAGGACGAGTACCAGTGTTAGACACATTAATGGAGCTTGTTTCACGGGGTCGATCTATCCCTGTCCATCTGAATTCTTTGCCAAGACTGGAGTCCCTAGTGGCTGAGGTTCAGTCTTGGAAAGAATGTGCAGCCAATACCTTTCTGATGGAAAATTCTCCATACTCCCTCTTAGAG GTTCTTTGTCCTCGATGTGATGTGGGTACAATGGGGCtgaagagaaagcagagaaaattaaaagaacctATTCCAAGTGGAAAGAAGAGAGGCACAAGACTGGAGAGTCTGAGTGACCTTGAAAGAGCTTTGACTGAAAGTAAAGAGACAGCTTCTGcg ATGGCAACACTTGGAGAAGCTCGGctaaaggaaatggaggccttGCAGTCCCTGAGAGCAGCTAATGAAGGGAAACTCCTTTCACCCAACCAAGACTCGGAAATCAAAATCTGTTTATGTCAGAAAGccccagctgccccaatgattCAGTGTGAACTCTGCCGAGATGCCTTCCACACAAGCTGTGTGGCTGTGCCCAGTATCTTGCAAGGTCCCCGCGTCTGGCTCTGTCCCTATTGTCGGAGATCTGAGAAACCACCATTAGAGAAAATTCTGCCCCTTTTGGCCTCCCTTCAACGCATCCGTGTTCGCCTTCCTGAAGGAGATGCTCTTCGATATATGATTGAAAGAACCGTGAACTGGCAGCACAGAGCACAGCAGATGCTTTCTTCAGGGAGCCTAAAATTGGTACTAGACCGAGCGGGGTCAGGACTGTTGTACAGCCGATGGCAGGCCTCCCCAGGCCAGGTGCCAGAGACAAAGAAG GTTTCACAGACAATTGGTGCaatgtccttttctctcccccttgaCTGGGACAACAGAACCTCCTACTTACACTCTCCCTTTTCAACTGGACGAAGTTGCATCCCCCTCCATG GCATCAGTCCGGATGTGGATGAGCTGCTGACAGAAGCCCAGTTGCTCCAGGTGTCTCTGCCTGAAATTCAAGAAATCTACCAGACTTTACTCACCAAGCCAAGCCCGCCTCAGCACCCTGACCGAGGTTCCCCTGTTGGACTCACCAGTGAGAAG AATGACTGCTGCCGGGGGAAACGAGATGGAATTGGAATTCTCGAGAGAAAATTGAAGAGACGGCTAGAAAGAGAGGGCTTGTCTGTTGAGAGACGGGAACGGATTAAAAAAACGCGGACccctaaaaagaagaaaatcaaactgAGCCACTCCAAGGACATGAACAATCTCAAGCAAGAGAAAGAACGGAGCTACGAACTGGCCCGTCCCACTGAaactcagtccctgccctcagataCGTCATACTCAGAACAAGAGGACTCTGAGGATGAAGATGCCGTCTGCCCGGCCGTGAGCTGCCTACAGCCAGAAGGAGATGAG GGGTTTCCACCATTTGAGAAGGGAGTGAAGCTGGCACCTTTTCATGGACAGCATTAA
- the KDM5B gene encoding lysine-specific demethylase 5B isoform X2, with protein sequence MESALALPPAGPRPALPGAVTPGPGPLGEFLPPPECPVFEPSWEEFADPFAFIHKIRPIAEQTGICKVRPPPAWQPPFACDVDKLHFTPRIQRLNELEAQTRVKLNFLDQIAKFWELQGCTLKIPHVERKILDLFQLNRLVAEEGGFDVVCKERKWTKIATKMGFAPGKAVGSHIRAHYERILYPYNLFQSGASLLCLQKPNLTTDTKDKEYKPHDIPQRQSVQPVETCPPARRAKRMRAEATNIKTEPGEAPEARTHNLRRRMGCPATKCENEKEIRNIIKRDTIEKKEHAGEIEKEKPKSRSKKSTNAVDLYVCLLCGSGNDEDRLLLCDGCDDSYHTFCLIPPLHDVPKGDWRCPKCLAQECNKPQEAFGFEQAARDYTLRTFGEMADAFKSDYFNMPVHMVPTELVEKEFWRLVSTIEEDVTVEYGADIASKEFGSGFPVRDGKIKLSPGEEEYLDSGWNLNNMPVMEQSVLAHITADICGMKLPWLYVGMCFSSFCWHIEDHWSYSINYLHWGEPKTWYGAPGYAAEQLEDVMKKLAPELFVSQPDLLHQLVTIMNPNTLMAHGVPVYRTNQCAGEFVITFPRAYHSGFNQGFNFAEAVNFCTVDWLPLGRQCVEHYRLLNRYCVFSHDEMICKMASKADVLDVVVASTVQKDMAIMIEDEKTLRETVRKLGVIDSERMDFELLADDERQCIKCKTTCFMSGVSCSCKPGLLVCLHHVEDLCSCPAYKYKLGYRYTLDDLYPMMNALKLRAESYNEWALNVNEALEAKINNKKSLVNFKALIEESEIKKFPDNDLLRHLRLVTQDADKCASVAQQLLNGKRQTRYRSGGGKSQNQLTVNELRLFVKQLYALPCILSQTPLLKDLLNRVEDFQQHSQKLLSEEMPSAAELQELLDVSFEFDVELPQLSELRVRLEQARWLEEVHRACLDPSSLTLDDMRRLIDLGVGLAPYPAVEKAMARLQELLTVSEHWDDKARSLIKARPRHSLNSLAAAIKEIEEIPAYLPNGLALKDAVQKARDWLQEVEALQAGGRVPVLDTLMELVSRGRSIPVHLNSLPRLESLVAEVQSWKECAANTFLMENSPYSLLEVLCPRCDVGTMGLKRKQRKLKEPIPSGKKRGTRLESLSDLERALTESKETASAMATLGEARLKEMEALQSLRAANEGKLLSPNQDSEIKICLCQKAPAAPMIQCELCRDAFHTSCVAVPSILQGPRVWLCPYCRRSEKPPLEKILPLLASLQRIRVRLPEGDALRYMIERTVNWQHRAQQMLSSGSLKLVLDRAGSGLLYSRWQASPGQVPETKKVSQTIGAMSFSLPLDWDNRTSYLHSPFSTGRSCIPLHGISPDVDELLTEAQLLQVSLPEIQEIYQTLLTKPSPPQHPDRGSPVGLTSEKNDCCRGKRDGIGILERKLKRRLEREGLSVERRERIKKTRTPKKKKIKLSHSKDMNNLKQEKERSYELARPTETQSLPSDTSYSEQEDSEDEDAVCPAVSCLQPEGDEVDWVQCDGSCNQWFHQVCVGVSPEMAEKEDYICVRCTVKDAPNRK encoded by the exons GCTCAAACTCGGGTAAAACTGAACTTTCTGGACCAGATTGCAAAGTTTTGGGAGCTCCAAGGATGTACCTTAAAAATTCCACATGTTGAAAGGAAGATATTAGATTTATTTCAGCTTAATAGG TTAGTTGCAGAAGAAGGTGGATTTGATGTTGTCtgcaaagagagaaaatggaccAAAATTGCCACCAAGATGGGATTTGCTCCAGGCAAAGCTGTGGGCTCACATATTCGAGCACATTATGAGCGAATCCTTTACCCCTACAATCTATTCCAGTCTGGGGCTAGTCTGCTG TGTCTCCAGAAACCAAATCTAACCACAGACACAAAGGACAAGGAATATAAACCCCATGATATTCCCCAGAGACAGTCAGTTCAGCCTGTGGAAACGTGTCCCCCAGCACGTCGTGCAAAACGCATGAGAGCAGAG GCCACTAACAttaaaacagaaccaggagaggcTCCAGAAGCCAGAACTCATAATCTGAGACGCCGAATGGGCTGCCCGGCTACGAAGTGTGAAAATG AGAAAGAGATTCGGAACATAATAAAAAGAGATACCATTGAGAAGAAAGAGCATGCTGGAGAAATTGAGAAGGAGAAACCCAAGAGTCGGTCTAAGAAAAGCACAAATGCT GTGGATCTATACGTCTGCCTTCTGTGTGGCAGTGGCAATGATGAGGACCGCCTTCTTTTGTGTGATGGCTGTGATGATAGCTACCATACTTTCTGCTTGATTCCACCTCTTCATGATGTTCCCAAGGGAGATTGGAGGTGTCCTAAATGTTTGGCTCAG GAGTGTAATAAGCCTCAGGAAGCATTTGGTTTTGAACAGGCAGCCAGGGACTACACTCTGCGCACTTTTGGGGAAATGGCAGATGCATTCAAGTCAGACTATTTCAACATGCCTGTTCAC ATGGTTCCCACAGAGCTGGTGGAGAAAGAATTTTGGCGTCTAGTAAGCACCATTGAAGAGGATGTCACAGTAGAGTATGGTGCTGATATCGCCTCAAAAGAATTTGGCAGTGGCTTTCCTGTGCGAGATGGGAAAATAAAACTCTCCCCTGGGGAAGAG GAATATCTTGATAGTGGCTGGAATTTGAACAACATGCCTGTAATGGAGCAGTCTGTCCTTGCTCACATTACTGCTGATATATGTGGCATGAAACTGCCATGGCTGTATGTGGGAatgtgtttttcttcattttgttggCATATTGAAGACCACTGGAGCTACTCAATTAATTACCTGCATTG gggGGAGCCAAAAACCTGGTATGGAGCCCCAGGGTATGCAGCGGAGCAGCTGGAAGATGTAATGAAGAAACTGGCTCCAGAGCTCTTTGTATCCCAGCCAGATCTCCTCCACCAGCTTGTCACCATCATGAACCCAAACACCCTAATGGCTCATGGCGTGCCT gtTTATCGGACTAATCAGTGTGCTGGCGAGTTTGTGATTACCTTTCCAAGAGCCTATCACAGTGGTTTTAACCAGGGCTTCAATTTTGCTGAAGCAGTTAATTTCTGTACTGTTGATTGG CTGCCATTAGGCCGCCAGTGTGTGGAGCATTATCGGCTGCTGAACCGATACTGTGTTTTTTCTCATGATGAGATGATTTGTAAAATGGCTTCCAAAGCTGATGTACTAGATGTGGTGGTTGCTTCAACTGTTCAGAAAGATATGGCCATTATGATTGAGGATGAAAAGACCTTAAGGGAGACTGTCCGCAAATTG GGAGTAATCGATTCAGAACGAATGGATTTTGAACTGTTAGCAGATGATGAACGCCAGTGTATAAAATGCAAGACTACATGCTTCATGTCTGGGGTGTCCTGTTCTTGCAAACCTGGGCTGCTGGTGTGTCTCCATCATGTAGAAGACCTGTGTTCTTGTCCTGCCTATAAGTATAAGCTAGG GTACAGATATACTCTGGATGATCTATACCCTATGATGAATGCCCTGAAACTCCGAGCAGAATCATATAATGAATGGGCATTGAATGTGAATGAAGCTTTGGAGGCCAAGATCAACAATAAGAAAA GCCTTGTGAACTTTAAGGCTCTGATAGAGGAATCTGAAATAAAGAAATTTCCTGACAATGATCTTTTGCGCCATCTTCGCTTAGTCACACAGGATGCTGATAAGTGTGCATCTGTGGCACAGCAGCTGCTCAATGGCAAAAGGCAGACTAG GTACCGTTCTGGTGGTGGGAAATCCCAGAATCAACTGACAGTCAATGAGCTCCGACTATTTGTGAAACAGTTATACGCTCTTCCATGCATTCTTAGTCAAACACCTCTGCTGAAG GATCTCTTGAATAGGGTTGAAGATTTCCAACAGCACAGCCAGAAACTGCTATCAGAAGAAATGCCCAGTGCTGCTGAGCTACAGGAATTGTTGGATGTCAGCTTTGAATTCGATGTTGAGCTTCCACAGCTCTCTGAGTTGCGTGTCCGTCTAGAACAGGCCCGCTGGTTAGAAGAAGTTCATCGAGCTTGCTTAGATCCCAGCTCCCTCACCCTGGATGATATGAGACGTCTCATAGATTTGGGAGTGGGATTGGCTCCCTATCCAGCAGTGGAGAAGGCTATGGCAAGGCTACAGGAGCTGCTTACTGTGTCTGAACATTGGGATGATAAAGCCAGAAGCCTCATCAAGGCCAG ACCACGACACTCATTGAACAGCCTTGCAGCAGCAAtcaaggaaattgaggaaattccAGCATACCTCCCAAATGGCCTTGCTCTGAAAGACGCTGTACAGAAAGCCAGAGATTGGCTTCAGGAAGTGGAAGCCCTTCAG GCTGGAGGACGAGTACCAGTGTTAGACACATTAATGGAGCTTGTTTCACGGGGTCGATCTATCCCTGTCCATCTGAATTCTTTGCCAAGACTGGAGTCCCTAGTGGCTGAGGTTCAGTCTTGGAAAGAATGTGCAGCCAATACCTTTCTGATGGAAAATTCTCCATACTCCCTCTTAGAG GTTCTTTGTCCTCGATGTGATGTGGGTACAATGGGGCtgaagagaaagcagagaaaattaaaagaacctATTCCAAGTGGAAAGAAGAGAGGCACAAGACTGGAGAGTCTGAGTGACCTTGAAAGAGCTTTGACTGAAAGTAAAGAGACAGCTTCTGcg ATGGCAACACTTGGAGAAGCTCGGctaaaggaaatggaggccttGCAGTCCCTGAGAGCAGCTAATGAAGGGAAACTCCTTTCACCCAACCAAGACTCGGAAATCAAAATCTGTTTATGTCAGAAAGccccagctgccccaatgattCAGTGTGAACTCTGCCGAGATGCCTTCCACACAAGCTGTGTGGCTGTGCCCAGTATCTTGCAAGGTCCCCGCGTCTGGCTCTGTCCCTATTGTCGGAGATCTGAGAAACCACCATTAGAGAAAATTCTGCCCCTTTTGGCCTCCCTTCAACGCATCCGTGTTCGCCTTCCTGAAGGAGATGCTCTTCGATATATGATTGAAAGAACCGTGAACTGGCAGCACAGAGCACAGCAGATGCTTTCTTCAGGGAGCCTAAAATTGGTACTAGACCGAGCGGGGTCAGGACTGTTGTACAGCCGATGGCAGGCCTCCCCAGGCCAGGTGCCAGAGACAAAGAAG GTTTCACAGACAATTGGTGCaatgtccttttctctcccccttgaCTGGGACAACAGAACCTCCTACTTACACTCTCCCTTTTCAACTGGACGAAGTTGCATCCCCCTCCATG GCATCAGTCCGGATGTGGATGAGCTGCTGACAGAAGCCCAGTTGCTCCAGGTGTCTCTGCCTGAAATTCAAGAAATCTACCAGACTTTACTCACCAAGCCAAGCCCGCCTCAGCACCCTGACCGAGGTTCCCCTGTTGGACTCACCAGTGAGAAG AATGACTGCTGCCGGGGGAAACGAGATGGAATTGGAATTCTCGAGAGAAAATTGAAGAGACGGCTAGAAAGAGAGGGCTTGTCTGTTGAGAGACGGGAACGGATTAAAAAAACGCGGACccctaaaaagaagaaaatcaaactgAGCCACTCCAAGGACATGAACAATCTCAAGCAAGAGAAAGAACGGAGCTACGAACTGGCCCGTCCCACTGAaactcagtccctgccctcagataCGTCATACTCAGAACAAGAGGACTCTGAGGATGAAGATGCCGTCTGCCCGGCCGTGAGCTGCCTACAGCCAGAAGGAGATGAG GTGGACTGGGTCCAGTGTGATGGCAGCTGCAATCAGTGGTTTCATCAGGTCTGTGTTGGTGTTTCTCCAGAGATGGCAGAGAAGGAAGACTACATCTGTGTGCGCTGTACTGTGAAGGACGCACCGAAccgaaagtaa